Part of the Candidatus Limnocylindria bacterium genome, GACGCGGGCTGGCGCGATCGAGCACCTCGCCGGTGCCGGCGATGGCATGTTCGATGGCCTCGGCGACGTCGCGCGGTGGACGCGCGAAGCGTGCTTTCGCCGCGAGCGGCGGGTACGGATGAACCTCGGCGAAGAGCTTCTCCGCGGCGCGGATGGTGTCGGCGATCTCGATGAGCTGCGGTGGCTCCAGCGAGCCGCCCAGGCGTGCGCGCCGCAGGGCGTCGCGGATGTCGCGAGCGCCACCGATGCCGGCGGACGGCTGCGCGCGCAGCAGATCGCGCGCCGCCGCGGTCTCGTCCTGGAGCCGATCGGCCTCGCGGATGTCAGTGACCGGCGTGAGCGCCTCAGCGAGCTCGCGGCCCGGCGTGAACGACGACCGCTCCGCGAGGAGCGCGCGGATGGCCGGGTATTCGAGCGTGACGAGCGCGCGCTCCGCGGCGGTCGTCATCACGAAACCCCGCTCGAGCCACGCACCCATAAGCGCCACGGCTTCGCCGACGTCGCGCTCTCTGCGATGCCGATCCGAGGCCCGCGCGCGATCAGGCGGGGCGCGACCCTTGGTGCGTCGCGCAGCTGCAACACCGAGCGTGTCAGGTCGATGCCCGTGTGCGACGTGGTGAGCGTGAACGCGCGTCCAAGCAGCCCGGGTCCGCTGAGGCGCGCGTCATGAGCGAAGCCCTCGAGCGGCTCCGCGCCGCGGAGGAGCACAGCGCCTGCCACGCCCGGCTCATGGGCGACGACGTTCATGCAGTACCAGACCCCATGTGAGAGATAGACGTAGGCGTGTCCCGGCCTCCCGAACATGACCTCGGTACGCGGCGTCAGGCCGCGGAACGCGTGCGAGGCCGGATCACGGGTCCCGTGGTAGGCCTCGACCTCGACGAGCCGCGCGGCGCGCCGGCCCTCGGGGCCATCGTAGAGGAGCACCTTGCCGAGGAGGTCGCGCGCCACGGCGAGGGGCGGGCGCGCGTAGAAAGGGCGCGGCAGACGCGGGCCGTAGCGGCGCGTAGCGGTGCTAGCTGGTCTTGCGCGGATCGAGCGCGTCTCGCAGGCCGTCACCGACGTAGTTGATCGACAGCACAGTCAGGAAGATCAGGAAGCCTGGGAAGAACGCCCAGTGCGGCGCGATGTCGATGTAGTCCTTCGCGTCGTAGAGAAGCCGGCCCCAGGTGGGGACGTCGGATGGGAACCC contains:
- a CDS encoding DNA-3-methyladenine glycosylase; protein product: MARDLLGKVLLYDGPEGRRAARLVEVEAYHGTRDPASHAFRGLTPRTEVMFGRPGHAYVYLSHGVWYCMNVVAHEPGVAGAVLLRGAEPLEGFAHDARLSGPGLLGRAFTLTTSHTGIDLTRSVLQLRDAPRVAPRLIARGPRIGIAESATSAKPWRLWVRGSSGVS